GAGCCACTCGCCGCCCGTCTACTGACCCACGAATACCCACCAGGCCGACACCCATAGGCACGAGCTGGCCACGCTCTTCCGACGCGGCCGAGAGCACCAGCCCCGGGGGGCACAGCGCGGACGACGGAACCGCGCCGGAATTTCTGCGCGCACTTCCAGGCGCTCAGACGGTTATTTCTCGCCCGTCGAGGTAGTCCTGACCACCGATATACGTGGTGTGGCCCGGATCGTCGGAGCTGGCGGTGGCCTGGGCGACGGCGGTGGCGAATTCCGTTACCGTGGGCAGGGTTCCGTGGTCGCGGCGGGCTGTGACGGCGTCGGGGTTCCGGCGCTCCAGGAGTTGGACGATGATCGTGCCGTCGATCATGTCGCCGGAGACGACGTGCAGGGCAATGCCGCGGGCGGTGAGCTCCGGGATCATGGCGCGCAGCGCGTCCTCGCCCGCACGTTTGCTCGCGGCGATGGGCTCGTACTCGGCCGGGACCGGCTTGCGACCGTGGAAGTGCGCCTGATGGCTGGTCACGAAGACGACGCGGGCGCCGAACGGCATGTGCGGCACGGCGAGTCGCACCAGTCGTTCCTGTGCGTCGCGGTTGAGCGCCATGGCGTAGTCGGGTCCGGCGTTCAACTCGAGCCCGCCGGAGGCGTTGAGCACCAGCACATCCAGGCGGCCGAACTCCTCGACGATCCCCGCGACGAGCGCACCGGCGGAGTCCGCGTCGGCGATGTCGGCGCCCGCGGTCGACGCACTGCCGCCCGCGTGCCTGATCGAGTCGGCCAGGGCCTCGGCCCGCTTCGCTTTCTCGCGGTAGTTGACGACCACGTGGTCGCCGCGTGCGGCCAGCACCCGCGCGGTCTCCGCGCCGATCCCGCGGGAGGCGCCTGTGATCAGAACGATTCGCCGTCCAGCCGTGTCGTCCACCGTCACCCTCTCGATCCCGCCCGGGCACCCGAGCTCGTGCTTCTATTTCAGAACTACTATGGTGATTCTAAATGAGAAGCACAAGCGAGACAAAGCCACCCAGAGGCCGGGACCACCCGGCGACCGCGCCGGCGCTGGCCGCGATGGACCTGCTCGGCCAACGTTGGATGCTGCGCATCCTGTGGGAGCTGGAACCCGAACGCCTCGGTTTCCTCGAATTGCGCCGCCGCATGGGCAACTGCTCGTCGAGCATGCTCTCGGCGCGGTTGCAACACCTGCAATCCGCGGGCTTGATCGCGAAGAATCCGGACAAGTCCTACGAATTGACCACCGCGGGAACCGAACTCGGCGCAGCACTGGAATCCGTCTGGGAGTGGTCACGACGGTGGCGAGTGTCGCCGACCGACCCGCAGCCCGACTGAACATGAGGTCGGGTGACGTCGACTTGATGCCGTTGTCGACCAGGCAGAAGATCGCGTCCACGATGACTCGCCGGCGGTCTGCCTCCCGCCGGCGAGTGCTTGCCGGGTTATGCGGTGACGATATCGTCGGCGAGTCCGGCGATGGCGCCGATGATTTCGTCGGTTGTCGCCCGCGGGACACCAGCGGCGAGCAGCGCGTCGGCCAGGTGCCCGGCGACGAGCCCGAACTGTTCGGTGGTGATGCCGAGGTGGCGGTGCACGTTCTTCATCGACGCACCGGTGTACGGATCGGGACCACCGAGTGCGGCCGCGAAAAACTCGACCTGGCGCTTCTCGAGCCGTTCCAGGTCAACGCCATCGAACTTGCCCGCGAGCGCGTCGTCGGCGAGGACAAGTTGGTAAAAGTCGCTGACTACGACGGTGATGGCGGGCGTGCCGCCGATCTGGTCGTAGATCGACTGTTCGGTGGTCATGTACTGCTCCTCGCGTTGATCACTGATCTCACTGATCGGGTTTTAGCGTAGCCAACTCCTCTAAAAAGCGCCGCCGGATAGCCAGTGGTACCGGTTCCGATCAGCAAATGATGGGCGCGGAGGCGGCCTTCGATGTTTCGGCTCCTCGCGACGGATTCCCACTCCACTGCGGACGAAACGGCCGCGC
The DNA window shown above is from Nocardia sp. NBC_01730 and carries:
- a CDS encoding group I truncated hemoglobin; this encodes MTTEQSIYDQIGGTPAITVVVSDFYQLVLADDALAGKFDGVDLERLEKRQVEFFAAALGGPDPYTGASMKNVHRHLGITTEQFGLVAGHLADALLAAGVPRATTDEIIGAIAGLADDIVTA
- a CDS encoding winged helix-turn-helix transcriptional regulator; this encodes MRSTSETKPPRGRDHPATAPALAAMDLLGQRWMLRILWELEPERLGFLELRRRMGNCSSSMLSARLQHLQSAGLIAKNPDKSYELTTAGTELGAALESVWEWSRRWRVSPTDPQPD
- a CDS encoding SDR family oxidoreductase; translation: MDDTAGRRIVLITGASRGIGAETARVLAARGDHVVVNYREKAKRAEALADSIRHAGGSASTAGADIADADSAGALVAGIVEEFGRLDVLVLNASGGLELNAGPDYAMALNRDAQERLVRLAVPHMPFGARVVFVTSHQAHFHGRKPVPAEYEPIAASKRAGEDALRAMIPELTARGIALHVVSGDMIDGTIIVQLLERRNPDAVTARRDHGTLPTVTEFATAVAQATASSDDPGHTTYIGGQDYLDGREITV